One region of Zingiber officinale cultivar Zhangliang chromosome 7B, Zo_v1.1, whole genome shotgun sequence genomic DNA includes:
- the LOC122005847 gene encoding uncharacterized protein LOC122005847 has product MSWNKPQEKGAQASWLHCCCCCPVAVTAAWDRRRKSSGRSISMASSTLPISQSQAFCARARLIPASLSGPVRFALPHRHRRDASYRKPLRTMVVTATTAEMPKKRQASWDRSFVDEMRTVAMRLHTKDQAKEGEKESKSPPVAKWEPSIEGYLRFLVDSKIVYDTLETIIQKASYPWYADFRSTGLERSEKLAKDLKWFKDQGHTIPEPSSPGVSYSQYLEELSQKDPQAFICHFYNIYFAHSAGGRMIGKKRSLLLLDKLLLRILATVTDTLRRPASLIFKSFEGSILRAFSCEMLVFKLSRVLNLLIPFSMISSINLDFSASFYQKTEARQSHSPSAIVIGGGFAGIAAAHALKNATFQVVLLESRDRIGGRVHTNYSFDFPVDMGAAWLHGVCNENPLASWIGRLGLPIYRTSGDNSILYDHDLESYALFDGDGHQVPQDLVEKVGKVFETILEEANKLRWSLKD; this is encoded by the exons ATGTCGTGGAACAAACCGCAAGAGAAGGGAGCACAAGCTTCTTGGCTccactgctgctgctgctgccccGTAGCTGTAACAGCAGCCTGGGACAGGAGGAGGAAGAGTAGCGGCAGAAGCATAAGTATGGCCTCCTCCACGCTTCCTATCTCCCAATCCCAAGCTTTCTGTGCTCGAGCACGCCTCATCCCTGCCTCCCTTTCTGGTCCGGTTCGTTTCGCCCTCCCTCACCGTCACCGGAGAGACGCCTCCTATCGGAAGCCCCTGCGCACCATGGTCGTCACGGCGACCACCGCAGAGATGCCGAAGAAGCGGCAGGCCTCCTGGGATCGCTCGTTCGTTGACGAGATGAGGACCGTTGCTATGAGGCTGCACACCAAGGATCAGGCGAAGGAAGGCGAGAAGGAGTCTAAATCGCCACCCGTCGCTAAGTGGGAACCGTCCATCGAGGGCTACCTCCGTTTTCTAGTCGACAGCAAGATCGTTTATGATACCCTCGAAACGATCATCCAGAAGGCCTCCTATCCCTGGT ATGCTGACTTCAGGAGTACTGGCTTGGAAAGGTCTGAAAAATTAGCTAAAGATCTAAAATGGTTCAAGGACCAAGGGCATACGATTCCCGAGCCTTCTTCTCCTGGTGTTTCTTATTCCCAGTATCTCGAGGAGCTATCTCAAAAGGATCCTCAAGCTTTCATCTGCCACTTTTACAATATATACTTTGCTCATAGTGCTGGTGGGCGAATGATTGGCAAAAAG AGATCTCTGCTGCTCTTGGACAAACTTCTTCTCCGCATACTCGCCACTGTCACTGACACCCTTCGCCGCCCCGCCTCCCTCATTTTCAAATCATTTGAGGG GTCGATTCTTAGGGCTTTCAGTTGTGAGATGTTGGTGTTCAAGCTTAGTAGAGTTTTGAATCTACTCATCCCTTTTTCAATGATTTCCAGCATCAATTTGGATTTTTCTG caTCATTCTATCAGAAGACTGAAGCAAGGCAATCTCACTCTCCTTCTGCCATTGTCATTGGTGGTGGATTTGCAGGGATTGCAGCTGCTCATGCACTGAAAAATGCAACTTTTCAG GTTGTGCTTTTAGAATCTCGGGATAGAATTGGTGGTCGAGTTCACACTAACTACTCATTTGATTTTCCTGTTGACATGGGAGCAGCCTG GTTGCATGGTGTCTGCAACGAGAATCCATTGGCATCATGGATTGGAAGACTTGGTCTACCAATTTATCGAACTTCTGGTGACAATTCTATCTTGTATGATCATGACTTGGAGAG CTACGCACTCTTTGATGGTGATGGACATCAAGTGCCTCAAGATCTAGTGGAAAAAGTTGGTAAGGTGTTTGAAACCATTCTGGAAGAG GCTAACAAACTCAG gtggagtttgaaggattag
- the LOC122005846 gene encoding uncharacterized protein LOC122005846 has product MHHRGQGRPRKQPIVSMGPEPAGQETEFTGNPNEVDSGSSDRNPPTSTREHELRTPGVPPSIPAPDTTGWVMDRARIPLLAKSVKDRITLFHGGADPWAARSWLKNLEGTFWYMKCTDEEKVELAAYHLRDQAVTWWDMQKSIFGEQRITWQMYREAFERQYFPVTFCLARRQEFLNLKQGDHSVMEYNAEFSRLAEFCPHLVAQDYDRMHQFTQGLAAYIRLKMSGFPGSSYREVLDRALFIEMTQQQVNQEKSNTKQVTQKKEKRGQSSQVTSGGSSPPQKTRRTSDGGSRSPQQDWKNDSRGTRCFQCGSKSHLKPNCPLDHSICFYCKLPGHESRDCTLKAQLETTKVTSQGDRPTQPWQQRGLQRTRSDSRQQCPPSSQGQIYYIQSQEDPAIPVTTQYSATESPHQVYSVHHDLSPPFQPHPTFQPQPQFQYQHQQPVIAPSNPPRTVPAMPSPSSDVGHAYVVTREKAQQAEGSAFRGKVSVYIFIAPLLIGTGRFLSSYNYSIIE; this is encoded by the coding sequence ATGCATCACCGTGGACAAGGTCGACCACGAAAACAACCCATAGTATCGATGGGCCCTGAACCTGCCGGCCAAGAGACGGAGTTTACAGGAAACCCGAATGAGGTTGATTCAGGTAGCAGTGATCGGAATCCTCCAACCTCTACTAGGGAGCATGAGTTACGGACGCCGGGAGTACCACCTTCTATACCTGCTCCAGACACTACTGGTTGGGTGATGGATAGAGCCCGAATACCCTTGTTGGCCAAGTCTGTGAAAGATCGAATTACTCTGTTCCATGGGGGTGCTGACCCTTGGGCGGCTCGTAGCTGGTTGAAGAACTTGGAGGGCACATTTTGGTACATGAAGTGTACAGATGAAGAGAAGGTGGAGTTGGCTGCGTACCATCTTCGGGATCAAGCCGTCACTTGGTGGGACATGCAGAAGTCGATCTTTGGAGAACAACGTATCACGTGGCAGATGTATAGGGAGGCATTTGAGAGACAGTATTTCCCGGTTACATTTTGTCTAGCTCGTCGTCAGGAGTTTCTGAACCTCAAGCAAGGTGACCATtctgtgatggagtataatgcagaATTCAGTAGACTGGCTGAGTTTTGTCCTCATCTGGTGGCTCAGGATTATGATCGGATGCATCAGTTTACTCAAGGACTTGCGGCATACATACGACTCAAGATGTCAGGATTTCCAGGTAGTTCTTATCGGGAGGTGTTAGATCGGGCGTTATTcattgagatgactcagcagcaaGTGAACCAGGAGAAAAGTAATACTAAACAAGTGACACAGAAGAAGGAAAAAAGAGGCCAGAGCTCACAGGTTACCTCTGGAGGGTCCTCTCCACCTCAGAAGACAAGGCGAACCTCGGATGGGGGTTCTCGTTCCCCTCAGCAAGATTGGAAGAATGATAGTAGAGGGACCAGATGTTTCCAGTGCGGCTCGAAAAGTCACCTCAAACCCAATTGTCCATTGGACCACTCGATATGCTTTTATTGTAAGCTTCCGGGCCATGAGAGTCGGGATTGTACTCTGAAGGCTCAGTTGGAGACTACTAAAGTTACATCTCAGGGAGATCGACCCACCCAGCCATGGCAGCAGAGAGGACTCCAGAGGACTCGGAGTGATTCACGTCAACAGTGCCCGCCAAGCTCCCAAGGGCAGATATATTATATCCAGAGCCAGGAGGACCCAGCGATACCAGTGACCACACAGTACTCTGCCACAGAGTCtcctcatcaagtatattctgtGCATCATGACCTTTCCCCTCCATTTCAGCCTCACCCGACCTTTCAACCCCAGCCACAGTTTCAGTACCAACATCAGCAGCCGGTTATCGCACCTTCGAATCCACCTCGTACTGTTCCAGCGATGCCATCACCGAGCTCAGATGTGGGGCATGCTTATGTAGTTACACGGGAAAAGGCGCAGCAGGCCGAGGGATCGGCCTTCCGAGGTAAGGTCTCAGTTTATATTTTTATTGCACCCTTATTGATAGGTACGGGGAGAttcttatccagttataattataGTATAATTGAGTAG